One genomic segment of Actinoplanes ianthinogenes includes these proteins:
- a CDS encoding ABC transporter ATP-binding protein: MSMFGGGFGGPGGGPGTGAIGGMGGVGAGRRDRQSGTPFAGIPAELAVGVARLEAAEPTTEAPHEPFHQQPDDRRLTLWSMLINRPAVLAAAAVAVLAEALLLQAGPLLVQIGIDHGIVARDVPVLVMAAVAFLAAVGLTAVASGVRIRQSGRLAAYVTRDLRVRVFSHLQRLSLDFYTREKAGVTMTRMTSDVEALQQLLQEGFAQFLIQGLTMVVVTAVLVHYDPELAAITLLLVIPPLAALSIWFRRAADHGYNRQRDAIAALFSHLSESLYGVRVITAHNQQRRSVADHREVVGKYRDANDHTGKINAIYGPGSSVIGLLGLAALLLIGGRMVLRGELTIGELTAFVLYLNAFFQPVQQLVQLYTNYQQARAALGKLRGLLGTAPGVPERVDATILPPASGGIELREVSFGYDVDRPVLRDVTLRIAPGETVACVGPTGAGKSTLAKLVARLYDPDRGTVLIDGYDLRDVTLESLHRQVGVVPQEPFLFAGTLRDNIAFARPDASLAEIDAAVDAVGLRDLVDRSPDGLDTVLHERGQSVSSGERQLIALARVFVAAPRVVVLDEATSSLDLRSELRVEAAVQRLLEGRTAILVAHRLSTARRADRVIVVDSGGILESGTHDALIAAGGRYAGMYATWESHAA, from the coding sequence ATGAGCATGTTCGGGGGTGGCTTCGGCGGGCCGGGCGGCGGTCCCGGCACCGGCGCGATCGGCGGCATGGGCGGCGTCGGCGCCGGCCGCCGCGACCGTCAGAGCGGCACCCCGTTCGCCGGCATCCCGGCCGAACTCGCCGTCGGCGTGGCTCGCCTGGAGGCCGCCGAGCCAACGACGGAGGCACCGCACGAGCCGTTCCACCAGCAGCCGGACGACCGCCGGCTCACCCTCTGGTCGATGCTGATCAACCGGCCCGCCGTCCTGGCCGCCGCCGCCGTCGCGGTCCTCGCCGAGGCGCTGCTGCTCCAGGCCGGTCCCTTGCTCGTCCAGATCGGCATCGACCACGGCATCGTCGCCCGCGACGTCCCGGTGCTGGTGATGGCCGCGGTCGCGTTCCTGGCCGCGGTCGGCCTCACCGCCGTCGCCTCCGGCGTGCGGATCCGGCAGAGCGGCCGGCTCGCCGCGTACGTCACCCGGGACCTGCGGGTCCGCGTCTTCAGCCACCTCCAGCGGCTCAGCCTGGACTTCTACACCCGGGAGAAGGCCGGGGTCACGATGACCCGGATGACCTCCGACGTGGAGGCGTTGCAGCAGCTGCTCCAGGAGGGTTTCGCCCAGTTCCTGATCCAGGGGCTGACCATGGTCGTGGTCACCGCGGTGCTGGTGCACTACGACCCGGAACTGGCCGCGATCACGTTGCTGCTGGTCATCCCGCCGCTGGCGGCGTTGTCGATCTGGTTCCGGCGGGCCGCCGACCACGGCTACAACCGGCAGCGGGACGCCATCGCGGCGCTCTTCTCCCACCTGTCCGAGAGCCTGTACGGCGTCCGGGTGATCACCGCGCACAACCAGCAGCGGCGCAGCGTCGCCGACCATCGCGAGGTGGTCGGGAAGTACCGCGACGCCAACGACCACACCGGGAAGATCAACGCGATCTACGGCCCCGGGAGCTCGGTGATCGGGCTGCTCGGGCTGGCGGCTCTGCTGCTCATCGGCGGGCGGATGGTGCTGCGCGGGGAGCTGACCATCGGGGAGCTGACCGCGTTCGTGCTCTATCTGAACGCGTTCTTCCAGCCGGTGCAGCAGCTGGTGCAGCTCTACACGAACTATCAGCAGGCGCGGGCGGCGCTCGGCAAGCTGCGGGGGCTGCTCGGGACGGCTCCGGGCGTACCGGAAAGGGTTGATGCCACGATCCTGCCGCCGGCGAGCGGCGGCATCGAGTTGCGCGAGGTTTCCTTCGGGTACGACGTGGACCGTCCCGTGCTGCGTGACGTCACTCTGCGCATCGCGCCCGGCGAGACGGTCGCGTGCGTCGGCCCGACCGGCGCCGGCAAGTCGACGCTGGCCAAGCTGGTCGCCCGCCTCTACGACCCGGACCGGGGCACGGTGCTGATCGACGGTTACGACCTGCGCGACGTGACGCTGGAGTCGCTGCACCGGCAGGTCGGCGTGGTGCCGCAGGAGCCGTTCCTGTTCGCCGGGACGCTGCGCGACAACATCGCCTTCGCCCGCCCGGACGCCTCGCTCGCCGAGATCGACGCCGCCGTCGACGCGGTCGGCCTGCGCGACCTGGTCGACCGCTCCCCGGACGGCCTCGACACCGTCCTGCACGAGCGCGGCCAGTCGGTCTCCTCCGGCGAGCGGCAGCTGATCGCGCTGGCCCGGGTGTTCGTCGCGGCGCCGCGCGTGGTCGTCCTCGACGAGGCCACGTCGAGCCTCGACCTGCGGTCGGAGCTGCGGGTGGAGGCCGCCGTCCAGCGACTGCTCGAGGGCCGGACCGCGATCCTGGTCGCGCACCGCCTCTCCACCGCCCGCCGCGCCGACCGGGTGATCGTGGTCGACAGCGGCGGGATCCTGGAGTCCGGCACGCACGACGCCTTGATCGCGGCCGGCGGCCGTTACGCCGGCATGTACGCCACGTGGGAATCCCACGCCGCGTGA
- a CDS encoding serine hydrolase domain-containing protein, translating into MPIDLTGIPERVGELLAEYRIPSAVLGVHHDGETAEFAVGVTDVTTGSPATTGTVYQVGSMTKTWTALAFLRFADEGRVSLDEPVRTCLPGFRVADPEVTARVTPRHLLQHTSGIEEEFGDPGEDDDVYERMVAGIAGAPQVHPLGHTHGYSAALGYAILARIMEVLDGRRWDDILADRVLHPLGLTDTTSRPADVDPSRAAKGHLPGPIRTPVDHLPRCYGPGGGISSTIGDVLTTARYLLDGPVHRLGRSRVPVPDPYMFGPAWALGLIVCDWHGETVYASDGSTIGQNARLRLLPQRNLAIAMLTNGGPREPFYKEVFTEILARLGAPTIPALPGPDLTLDLNVADYVGVYRRPGISYEVTAAGGRLQLTEAVDPVRARLLGRPERITHDLLPISDTHFLVPATDPQLDPQTVAIYDQGRYLHTNCRVHPRAG; encoded by the coding sequence GTGCCGATCGACCTGACCGGCATCCCGGAGCGGGTGGGCGAGCTGCTCGCCGAGTACCGGATCCCGAGCGCCGTGCTCGGCGTCCACCACGACGGCGAGACCGCCGAGTTCGCGGTCGGCGTCACCGACGTGACCACCGGGTCGCCGGCCACCACCGGCACGGTCTACCAGGTCGGCTCGATGACCAAGACCTGGACGGCGCTGGCGTTCCTGCGCTTCGCCGACGAGGGGCGGGTGTCGCTGGACGAGCCGGTGCGGACCTGTCTGCCCGGCTTCCGGGTCGCCGATCCCGAGGTCACCGCCCGGGTCACGCCGCGCCACCTGCTCCAGCACACCAGCGGGATCGAGGAGGAGTTCGGCGATCCCGGCGAGGACGACGACGTCTACGAGCGCATGGTGGCCGGCATCGCCGGTGCACCCCAGGTGCATCCGCTGGGCCACACCCACGGGTACAGCGCCGCGCTCGGCTACGCGATCCTCGCCCGGATCATGGAGGTGCTCGACGGCCGGCGCTGGGACGACATCCTGGCGGACCGGGTACTCCACCCGCTCGGACTGACGGACACCACCAGCCGTCCCGCCGACGTGGACCCGAGCCGGGCCGCGAAAGGACACCTGCCCGGTCCGATCCGCACGCCGGTGGACCATCTGCCGCGCTGCTACGGCCCCGGTGGTGGCATCAGCTCGACGATCGGCGACGTGCTGACGACCGCTCGGTACCTCCTCGACGGACCGGTCCACCGGCTGGGGCGGTCACGCGTGCCGGTGCCGGATCCCTACATGTTCGGCCCGGCCTGGGCCCTCGGCCTGATCGTGTGCGACTGGCACGGCGAGACGGTCTACGCCAGCGACGGCAGCACCATCGGCCAGAACGCCCGCCTGCGCCTCCTCCCGCAGCGGAACCTCGCGATCGCGATGCTCACCAACGGCGGACCCCGTGAGCCGTTCTACAAAGAGGTCTTCACCGAGATCCTGGCCCGCCTCGGCGCACCCACCATTCCCGCCCTGCCCGGACCCGACCTCACGCTCGACCTGAACGTCGCCGACTACGTCGGCGTCTACCGGCGTCCCGGAATCAGTTACGAGGTGACCGCAGCCGGCGGCCGGCTCCAGCTCACCGAGGCCGTCGACCCCGTGCGGGCACGGCTGCTCGGCCGCCCCGAGCGGATCACCCACGACCTGTTGCCGATCAGCGACACCCACTTCCTCGTGCCGGCCACCGACCCGCAGCTGGACCCGCAGACCGTCGCGATCTACGACCAGGGCCGCTACCTGCACACCAACTGCCGCGTCCATCCGAGAGCCGGCTAG
- a CDS encoding GbsR/MarR family transcriptional regulator, translated as MPRTRLTLDDRERIAAWLTDGLGYAEIARLLGRPTSTISREVARNGIPGDYLAGQAHESAARRAPRRRPGAARRAVPEPPPFREEFAALLAGTGMPRMCARVFVCLLLHESGSMTSAELARELAVSPASVSKAIGYLEVMDLIARHVERGSRRQRYLVVDDVWTRAWRTDTTAHADLAAAALRGAEIVGPGTAAGARLAGMSRFFGWLNEQMRDSRVPDDDALTVLAALVHAGTPRTAGDLAVALGWSAPRVASALAALESEPGIADPLALRRTEAGYRVEVRADRLDPAQRAALTAGPGPARGSR; from the coding sequence GTGCCGAGGACCAGACTCACCCTCGACGATCGGGAGCGGATCGCGGCGTGGCTGACCGACGGGCTGGGATATGCGGAGATCGCCCGGCTGCTGGGACGGCCGACGTCCACGATCAGCCGGGAGGTCGCCCGCAACGGCATCCCCGGCGACTACCTGGCCGGGCAGGCGCACGAGTCGGCGGCGCGCCGTGCGCCGCGCCGCCGGCCGGGCGCGGCCCGGCGCGCGGTGCCGGAGCCACCGCCGTTCCGGGAGGAGTTCGCGGCGCTGCTGGCCGGGACCGGGATGCCGCGGATGTGTGCACGGGTCTTCGTCTGCCTGCTGCTCCACGAGTCCGGCAGCATGACCTCCGCCGAGCTGGCCCGTGAACTGGCGGTCAGCCCGGCCTCGGTGTCCAAGGCGATCGGCTACCTGGAGGTGATGGACCTGATCGCCCGGCACGTGGAGCGGGGCAGCCGCCGGCAGCGATACCTGGTGGTCGACGACGTGTGGACCCGGGCCTGGCGGACCGACACCACGGCGCATGCCGATCTCGCGGCGGCGGCGCTGCGGGGCGCCGAGATCGTCGGGCCCGGGACGGCGGCCGGTGCGCGGCTGGCCGGGATGAGCCGCTTCTTCGGGTGGCTGAATGAGCAGATGCGGGACAGCCGGGTGCCGGACGACGACGCGCTGACCGTGCTGGCCGCCCTGGTCCACGCCGGGACGCCGCGCACGGCGGGCGACCTGGCCGTTGCGCTCGGCTGGTCCGCTCCGCGGGTCGCCAGCGCTCTGGCGGCGCTGGAAAGCGAGCCGGGGATCGCCGATCCGCTCGCGCTCCGGCGCACCGAGGCCGGCTACCGCGTCGAGGTCCGGGCGGATCGGCTGGACCCGGCCCAGCGGGCGGCGCTCACAGCCGGTCCAGGACCAGCTCGTGGATCGCGGTGA
- a CDS encoding serine hydrolase domain-containing protein, with the protein MTADLLADFVRADRDRDLGLYGIHVHRDGHEPLTHRFRSDDRVNLYSVAKTFTSVAAGLAEAEGRLSLDDLLLDHFPELRPIAADGFDRVTLRHLITMTSGSTHRWFADIRIDAADLLHEFLAAPLDAEPGKRFSYTGSGPYAIGRVLARATGANVRDYLMPRLFRPLDLHNPAWHTCPLGFPFAESDLFLRTEELARFARLLLHHGEWDGRQVIPAEYVRRMPVETVDTTSSAEHGEQFTHGYGLGVWLSGNGTYRMDGAYGQYAVIAPEKRAVITVTAHCDHDTDVLTAIHELVLDRL; encoded by the coding sequence GTGACCGCTGATCTCCTCGCCGACTTCGTGCGCGCCGACCGGGACCGCGACCTCGGCCTGTACGGCATCCACGTGCACCGGGACGGCCACGAGCCGCTGACCCACCGGTTCCGTTCCGACGACCGGGTCAACCTGTACTCGGTGGCGAAGACCTTCACCTCGGTCGCCGCCGGCCTGGCCGAGGCCGAGGGCCGCCTCAGCCTGGACGACCTGCTCCTCGACCACTTCCCGGAGCTGCGCCCGATCGCCGCCGACGGTTTCGACCGGGTCACCCTCCGGCACCTCATCACGATGACCAGCGGCAGCACCCACAGGTGGTTCGCGGACATCCGGATCGACGCCGCGGACCTGCTGCACGAGTTCCTCGCCGCGCCCCTCGACGCCGAGCCCGGCAAGCGCTTCTCCTACACCGGCTCCGGCCCGTACGCGATCGGCCGAGTCCTGGCCCGAGCCACCGGCGCGAATGTCCGCGACTACCTCATGCCCCGCCTGTTCCGCCCGCTCGATCTGCACAACCCGGCCTGGCACACCTGCCCCCTCGGCTTCCCCTTCGCCGAGAGCGACCTCTTCCTGCGCACCGAGGAACTGGCCCGGTTCGCCCGGCTGCTGCTGCACCACGGCGAGTGGGACGGACGTCAGGTGATCCCGGCCGAGTACGTCCGCCGGATGCCGGTCGAGACCGTGGACACGACCAGCTCGGCCGAGCACGGCGAGCAGTTCACCCACGGGTACGGCCTGGGTGTCTGGCTCAGCGGCAACGGCACGTACCGGATGGACGGCGCCTACGGCCAGTACGCGGTGATCGCCCCGGAGAAACGCGCCGTGATCACCGTGACCGCGCACTGCGACCACGACACCGACGTGCTCACCGCGATCCACGAGCTGGTCCTGGACCGGCTGTGA
- a CDS encoding DUF6348 family protein — MFDEAVLVGVTAFCAGAEAPAGEEIRESLLSGGVEPWLAERLMVFLPLAFGRRVLGGVTVDATFVDGGTPRPLAGDPVFASAARIAQLAGQAETARIAGYSHEVAAVSQALQGGAKVEEMTLGPITLDEALPPLGSGSGGVPAPSSVFAHWMAAYGVPVGDDLRVGDAQFRATLTPHPRPAPGLVVAQVNFAVDHPALARPWMVESCVGVAGTWKDAIFQSLAMFERAVAYPMIAALLDRRAAADHVLVERYSHPGGEFELLLGPQVDLFATEPVPSAEPLLDQLLAALKDVPLSRAVHALRFFTAYQDGRLLTNEVFLDGEPWETGMKVTASAAAPLPTGPVGVRVFAFLTPAG, encoded by the coding sequence ATGTTCGACGAGGCGGTACTGGTCGGGGTTACGGCGTTCTGTGCGGGCGCGGAGGCTCCGGCCGGCGAGGAGATCCGGGAAAGCCTGCTCAGCGGTGGTGTGGAGCCGTGGCTGGCGGAGCGGCTCATGGTCTTCCTGCCGCTCGCGTTCGGCCGCCGGGTGCTCGGCGGCGTCACCGTCGACGCGACCTTCGTCGACGGCGGCACCCCCCGGCCGCTCGCCGGGGATCCGGTCTTCGCGTCCGCCGCACGGATCGCGCAGCTGGCCGGGCAGGCCGAGACCGCGCGGATCGCCGGTTACAGCCACGAGGTCGCCGCGGTCAGCCAGGCACTCCAGGGCGGCGCCAAGGTCGAGGAGATGACGCTCGGGCCGATCACGCTCGACGAGGCCCTGCCCCCGCTGGGTTCCGGCAGCGGTGGCGTGCCCGCGCCGTCCTCGGTGTTCGCGCACTGGATGGCCGCTTACGGGGTGCCGGTCGGCGACGACCTGCGGGTGGGTGACGCCCAGTTCCGGGCCACCCTGACCCCGCACCCGCGCCCGGCGCCCGGGCTGGTCGTGGCGCAGGTGAACTTCGCGGTCGACCACCCGGCGCTGGCCCGCCCGTGGATGGTGGAGAGCTGCGTCGGCGTGGCCGGCACCTGGAAAGACGCGATCTTCCAGAGTCTGGCCATGTTCGAGCGGGCCGTGGCCTATCCGATGATCGCCGCCCTGCTCGATCGCCGGGCCGCCGCCGACCACGTGCTGGTCGAGCGTTACTCCCACCCCGGTGGCGAGTTCGAGCTGCTCCTGGGCCCGCAGGTGGACCTGTTCGCGACCGAGCCGGTGCCGTCCGCCGAGCCGCTGCTCGACCAACTGCTGGCCGCGCTCAAGGATGTCCCGCTGAGCCGCGCGGTGCACGCGCTGCGCTTCTTCACCGCGTATCAGGACGGCCGGTTGCTGACCAACGAGGTGTTCCTGGACGGCGAGCCCTGGGAGACCGGCATGAAGGTCACCGCCTCGGCCGCCGCGCCGCTGCCCACCGGCCCGGTCGGGGTCCGAGTCTTCGCCTTCCTCACCCCGGCCGGTTGA
- a CDS encoding aldolase/citrate lyase family protein: protein MRSFLYVPGNRPSMLASALTRGADALIVDLEDAVPPAEKLSTRAAVADWLATLPAGAPVWIRVNAGPCAAPPGP, encoded by the coding sequence ATGAGATCTTTCCTGTACGTGCCGGGCAACCGCCCGTCGATGCTGGCGTCCGCACTGACCCGGGGCGCGGACGCGTTGATCGTCGACCTGGAGGACGCGGTACCGCCCGCCGAGAAGCTGTCCACCCGCGCCGCCGTCGCCGACTGGCTCGCCACCCTGCCCGCCGGCGCCCCGGTCTGGATCCGCGTCAACGCCGGCCCCTGCGCCGCTCCACCCGGGCCCTGA
- a CDS encoding acyl-CoA dehydrogenase family protein: MTLLFSVVSAGSPDPKAFASEAAVSCALNAMQVHGGYGYSQEFVVERLYRDAPLMMIGEGTNDIQRVVIARSLLSGKAAIG; the protein is encoded by the coding sequence TTGACACTGCTTTTCAGTGTCGTCTCGGCCGGGTCGCCGGACCCCAAGGCGTTCGCGTCCGAGGCCGCGGTGAGCTGCGCGCTGAACGCCATGCAGGTGCACGGCGGCTACGGCTACTCCCAGGAGTTCGTGGTCGAGCGCCTCTATCGGGACGCGCCGCTGATGATGATCGGCGAGGGCACCAACGACATCCAGCGGGTGGTCATCGCCCGGTCGCTGCTGTCCGGCAAGGCCGCGATCGGATGA
- a CDS encoding IclR family transcriptional regulator, whose amino-acid sequence MPGRAASTPAAASAASKDEGQSRSIAAVERAMDVLLYFGRAEQPDLGVTEIATALGLTKAAVHRILTALRSRDLITVDPATRRYALGHAAVALGRAYLARTDVRAMAAPELKHLSERTHETATLSLRRGDTRLYVDQVVPDQELRLEVSLGIPFPLNAGASSKAFLAFLPDFELEAYLTRHPLAAVTDRTITDPAKLRKDLAGVRKKGFSTSLGERQAGAASIAAPIFDHDGRVVAVISVAGPALRFKPDADADVVADLLRCAGRISAQLGYSG is encoded by the coding sequence ATGCCAGGCCGAGCCGCTTCGACGCCCGCCGCCGCGTCCGCCGCGTCCAAGGACGAGGGTCAGTCGCGGTCCATCGCCGCGGTCGAGCGCGCCATGGACGTCCTGCTCTACTTCGGTCGCGCCGAGCAGCCCGACCTCGGGGTGACCGAGATCGCCACCGCGCTCGGCCTGACCAAGGCCGCCGTGCACCGCATCCTCACCGCGCTGCGCAGCCGCGACCTGATCACCGTCGACCCGGCCACCCGGCGTTACGCCCTGGGGCACGCCGCCGTCGCCCTGGGCCGGGCGTACCTGGCCCGCACCGACGTGCGCGCGATGGCGGCCCCGGAGCTCAAGCACCTCTCCGAGCGCACCCACGAGACCGCGACGCTCTCGCTGCGCCGCGGCGACACCCGGCTTTACGTCGACCAGGTGGTGCCCGACCAGGAGCTGCGCCTGGAGGTCAGCCTCGGCATCCCGTTCCCGCTGAACGCGGGGGCGTCGTCCAAGGCGTTCCTGGCGTTCCTGCCCGACTTCGAGCTGGAGGCGTACCTCACCCGGCACCCGTTGGCGGCGGTCACCGACAGGACGATCACCGACCCGGCGAAGCTGCGGAAGGACCTGGCCGGCGTACGCAAGAAGGGTTTCTCGACCTCTCTCGGTGAGCGGCAGGCCGGCGCCGCGTCGATCGCGGCCCCGATCTTCGACCACGACGGCCGGGTGGTCGCGGTGATCAGCGTGGCCGGGCCGGCGCTGCGCTTCAAGCCGGACGCCGACGCGGACGTGGTCGCCGACCTGCTCCGGTGCGCCGGCCGGATCAGCGCCCAGCTGGGCTACTCGGGCTAG
- a CDS encoding isocitrate lyase/PEP mutase family protein, with product MTASALRTLLAIDRVTHVPGVWDPVTAALAVAAGHRAVHLSGAAVSATMLGRPDLGFVHATQIADRATTLVPALQGVPLLADADTGYGNPVHAVWTGLAYSRAGISGLHLEDQVSPKRCGHLAGKEVIDIGLAAAKIKALTEQVPELAVIARTDAYAVKGLAETIVRCGAYAEAGADAVFPEGVSEIDELAAIHAALPGVPIVVNLSEAAPNQPAWTDADLLAVGVRLVLHPVAALLAAMRAASITYRAIGESGNADAVERMPWAAFTALVGQDDALDLDARYVPGRLQT from the coding sequence ATGACCGCTTCCGCGCTTCGCACGCTTCTCGCCATCGACCGGGTCACCCACGTGCCCGGCGTCTGGGATCCGGTGACCGCCGCGCTCGCCGTGGCCGCCGGGCACCGGGCCGTGCACCTGTCCGGCGCCGCCGTCTCGGCCACCATGCTGGGCCGTCCCGACCTGGGTTTCGTGCACGCCACGCAGATCGCCGACCGGGCCACCACGCTGGTCCCGGCGTTGCAGGGCGTCCCGCTGCTGGCGGACGCGGACACCGGTTACGGCAATCCGGTGCACGCGGTGTGGACCGGTCTGGCCTACAGCCGGGCCGGGATCTCCGGGCTGCACCTGGAGGACCAGGTGAGCCCGAAACGCTGCGGGCACCTGGCCGGCAAGGAGGTGATCGACATCGGCCTGGCGGCTGCCAAGATCAAGGCGTTGACCGAGCAGGTCCCGGAGCTCGCGGTGATCGCCCGGACCGATGCGTACGCCGTGAAGGGACTCGCCGAGACCATCGTGCGGTGCGGCGCGTACGCCGAGGCGGGCGCCGACGCGGTGTTCCCGGAGGGCGTGTCGGAGATCGACGAGCTCGCCGCCATCCACGCGGCGCTTCCGGGCGTACCCATAGTGGTCAATCTCAGCGAAGCCGCACCGAACCAGCCCGCCTGGACCGACGCGGACCTGCTCGCCGTCGGCGTGCGCCTGGTCCTGCACCCGGTCGCCGCCCTGCTCGCCGCGATGCGGGCGGCGTCGATCACCTACCGCGCGATCGGCGAGAGCGGCAACGCCGACGCGGTCGAGCGGATGCCGTGGGCCGCCTTCACCGCCCTGGTCGGCCAGGACGACGCCCTCGACCTGGACGCCCGTTACGTCCCCGGGAGATTGCAGACGTGA
- a CDS encoding FAD-dependent oxidoreductase → MNRILIAGAGPVGLTAALALARRGFPVTVLESGAGLAAESRASTFHPPTLEMLDDLGVGAELHERGLLAPTFAYRDRRAGLIALLDLAVLAGDTRYPYRLQCEQSKLTPILRDHLLREDGAEIRYGWHLSGVEQTGDGVTARSADGRSVAGAWLIGADGAHSATRRAIGVEFDGITYPERFLVASADEELSAWLPDLVSVNYVFDPVEWCVLLRTPDHWRVLLPTPSETPDAAEYARLDARLRGVHDPGRPWRIAHASMYRVHQRVAAAFRVGRVLLAGDAAHVNNPLGGLGMNSGIHDAIAYAAALAAGDESAVEAAAGARRRIALEYVQTVSHQNYERMRATDPVARAAHLDSLRATAADPVRARAALIRSSMLSPLRPATTRPGKRARPATTRPGKRARPAATRPGKRARPAARSDKRPRPAAA, encoded by the coding sequence GTGAACCGCATCCTGATCGCCGGCGCCGGGCCGGTCGGCCTGACCGCGGCCCTGGCGCTGGCCCGGCGCGGTTTCCCGGTGACCGTGCTGGAGTCCGGCGCCGGCCTGGCCGCCGAGTCTCGCGCGTCGACCTTCCACCCGCCGACCCTGGAGATGCTCGACGATCTCGGCGTCGGCGCCGAGCTGCACGAGCGGGGCCTGCTCGCGCCGACCTTCGCCTACCGCGATCGGCGCGCCGGCTTGATCGCCCTGCTCGACCTGGCAGTCCTGGCCGGTGACACCCGCTATCCCTACCGCCTCCAGTGCGAACAGTCCAAACTCACCCCGATCCTGCGCGACCACCTGCTCCGCGAGGACGGTGCCGAGATCCGCTACGGCTGGCACCTGTCCGGTGTCGAGCAGACCGGTGACGGGGTCACCGCGCGGTCCGCCGACGGCCGGAGCGTCGCCGGGGCCTGGCTGATCGGCGCGGACGGCGCCCACTCGGCCACCCGCCGCGCGATCGGCGTGGAGTTCGACGGCATCACCTATCCGGAACGCTTCCTGGTCGCCTCGGCCGACGAGGAGCTGAGCGCCTGGCTGCCGGACCTGGTCTCGGTCAACTACGTCTTCGACCCGGTCGAGTGGTGCGTGCTGCTCCGCACGCCGGACCACTGGCGGGTGCTGCTGCCCACCCCGTCCGAGACGCCGGACGCCGCGGAGTACGCCCGCCTGGACGCCCGGCTGCGCGGCGTGCACGATCCGGGTCGTCCGTGGCGGATCGCGCACGCCTCGATGTACCGGGTCCACCAGCGCGTCGCCGCCGCCTTCCGGGTCGGCCGGGTGCTGCTGGCCGGCGACGCCGCGCACGTCAACAACCCGCTCGGCGGCCTCGGGATGAACTCCGGGATCCACGACGCGATCGCCTACGCCGCGGCCCTGGCCGCGGGTGACGAGTCCGCGGTCGAGGCGGCCGCCGGCGCTCGCCGCCGGATCGCGCTGGAGTATGTGCAGACCGTCTCGCACCAGAACTACGAGCGGATGCGCGCCACCGATCCGGTCGCCCGCGCCGCCCACCTGGACTCGCTGCGCGCCACCGCCGCCGACCCGGTCCGGGCCCGCGCCGCACTGATCCGCAGCTCCATGCTCAGCCCCCTCCGCCCGGCGACGACACGACCCGGCAAGCGAGCCCGCCCAGCGACGACACGACCCGGCAAGCGAGCCCGCCCGGCGGCGACACGACCCGGCAAACGAGCCCGCCCGGCGGCGCGATCGGACAAGCGACCCAGGCCGGCGGCGGCGTGA
- a CDS encoding aldehyde dehydrogenase family protein: MIERENPARFAEIVGEVPVTSPEAVDEIVRRADADQRRWATTPLPDRLTALTRVADAIDIAIQDLATLLARESGKVRPDCLGELGFAVR; this comes from the coding sequence GTGATCGAGCGGGAGAACCCGGCCCGCTTCGCAGAGATCGTCGGCGAGGTCCCGGTGACCTCCCCCGAGGCGGTCGACGAGATCGTCCGCCGGGCCGACGCGGACCAGCGCCGCTGGGCCACGACGCCGCTGCCGGACCGCCTGACCGCGCTGACCCGCGTCGCCGACGCGATCGACATCGCGATCCAGGATCTGGCCACGCTGCTGGCCCGGGAGTCCGGCAAGGTGCGGCCCGACTGCCTCGGCGAATTGGGGTTCGCCGTCCGCTGA
- a CDS encoding maleate cis-trans isomerase family protein, with product MTDTLGWRRKFGVIAPSTNTIVEPDFAAMTVPGVTAHFSRIHIRDQDLSDDAHFENLLAQIRAEIGFACERVLTCEPGYMVMGMSAETFWGGVEGNREFVAQIKAITGLEVATGAEACERALTLHGARRIGVVTPYQPVGDANVVRFFGEIGFEVTAIEGLKCPTAVSIAHVTEDELRAAILAVDGPDVDAIVQCGTNLSMVRLADEAERWLGKPVIAINAATWWMALRDNGIHDKVYNAGSLLRDH from the coding sequence ATGACCGACACCCTCGGGTGGCGCCGCAAGTTCGGCGTGATCGCCCCGTCGACCAACACCATCGTCGAGCCGGACTTCGCCGCGATGACGGTGCCCGGCGTGACCGCGCACTTCTCCCGCATCCACATCCGCGACCAGGATCTCTCCGACGACGCCCACTTCGAGAACCTGCTGGCCCAGATCCGCGCCGAGATCGGTTTCGCCTGCGAGCGGGTCCTGACCTGCGAGCCCGGCTACATGGTCATGGGCATGTCCGCCGAGACGTTCTGGGGCGGGGTCGAGGGCAACCGCGAGTTCGTCGCCCAGATCAAGGCGATCACCGGGCTGGAGGTGGCCACCGGCGCCGAGGCCTGCGAGCGGGCCCTCACGCTGCACGGCGCCCGCAGGATCGGGGTGGTCACTCCCTATCAGCCGGTGGGTGACGCCAACGTGGTGCGGTTCTTCGGCGAGATCGGCTTCGAGGTCACCGCGATCGAGGGCCTGAAGTGCCCGACCGCGGTCTCCATCGCCCACGTCACCGAGGACGAGCTGCGCGCCGCGATCCTGGCGGTCGACGGCCCGGACGTGGACGCCATCGTCCAGTGCGGCACCAACCTGTCCATGGTCCGGCTGGCCGACGAGGCCGAACGCTGGCTGGGCAAACCGGTGATCGCCATCAACGCCGCGACGTGGTGGATGGCGCTGCGCGACAACGGGATCCACGACAAGGTCTACAACGCCGGCTCCCTCCTCCGCGACCACTGA